In a genomic window of Lacrimispora sp. BS-2:
- a CDS encoding BlaI/MecI/CopY family transcriptional regulator → MNNLEAGTRLTDKTKKDIIYYRRNKNGGMDMTKISDAEYEVMKIIWKYSPINTNDVTEKLLATTAWTPETIHTLLNRLVKKKAITYSKESRVFVYTPLITQKEYLEHKSSTFLRQYFDGNLSALMANYMHSEKISDEQLKALKKLFTSPEERGK, encoded by the coding sequence TTGAATAATCTGGAAGCTGGGACACGTTTGACAGACAAAACGAAAAAAGATATAATATATTACAGACGTAATAAAAATGGAGGAATGGATATGACAAAAATATCAGATGCAGAATACGAAGTTATGAAGATCATATGGAAATATTCACCGATTAACACCAATGATGTGACCGAAAAACTTTTAGCCACTACAGCTTGGACTCCAGAAACAATTCATACCCTATTAAATCGTTTAGTTAAGAAAAAAGCCATCACATATAGCAAAGAAAGCCGTGTTTTCGTTTATACTCCCCTCATAACTCAAAAGGAATATCTGGAACACAAAAGCAGTACTTTTCTCAGACAGTATTTTGATGGTAATCTGTCGGCACTTATGGCCAATTACATGCATAGTGAAAAGATTTCAGATGAGCAGTTAAAAGCTTTAAAAAAATTGTTCACCTCTCCAGAGGAAAGGGGGAAATAA